A region of the Pseudorca crassidens isolate mPseCra1 chromosome 9, mPseCra1.hap1, whole genome shotgun sequence genome:
AGGTCACTGTGCAATCACAAAAATACCAAACCTCCCCCTTCTAGCTAATGGAAGTCCCTGCTGGCTTTAGGTTTACTTTGGTCTGCATTCCTAGATATTTGTTAAGATTCTCAGTCACAGAGTTATTTATGCTTTCCGACATCACCAGTCCCCGAGCAAATCCCACTTACTTGAATTGGATTGAACAAacaatcctttgttcttgcagctgtcctgAAATCACCTAACACAAGCCCAAATCCTCTAATAAGTCCTTTCTAACACCCTCTTATTGAGAAGCCCGAAAGACCCCATGGTGTGTGACCTCCCACACTTCAAATGGGTACTGAACTCAACTTGTTTAACCAGGTATGCTCCTGGTGGCCTCTGGCAACAGCGCATTGGCAGAAATGAAGGGCTCATCGAGATTTGGCTGAAGGTCTTTCTGCCTTGCACTGGGAACCTCGACAACAGAGTGCATATCTAAAAGTCCTTCTGAGGTGCAACCTGCTTCTGGCCGGGAGGTAAGCTCATGCTCAAGTGAGCTCAAATATTTCACTGAAGCCTTTCAGTGTTGGGCTTATTTTGCTTTCCTAGAAAAAGGTCTTTGGggaatattttgtttatccagttggACTTGTCATTGTTCCCTGACAAAACTGTTTTCTGGCCTTCTAACACCTGCTCCTATGATCTATCTATCTAGTGTTGACTCTTGTCTACAAGAGAAATACACTGTAATGAGAGGATGGACAGAGACCAGACTGGTCCATCTGAACTGGCCCTGGAGGCTGAGTTCAGAAGATCTCCGACTGgcaaaaacatttcaaaactttACAAGGTATGACATATATGAGCCTTGAAAATATAACAGAAAGTGACAGAAGTCAGTCAGAAAAGACTACACAGTGCATGCTCccatttatacgaaatgtccagaacaggcaaatctatacagTGTATTAGTAGTTGCCTAGGGATAGGGGTAGGACTAGAAGAGAGGCATTGTTAAggggtacagggtttcctttcGGGGGGATAattacacaactctgtgaatatactaaaaaccactatagtatacactttaaatgggcgaattttatgatatgtaagttgtatttcaataaagatgtttaaaaaaaccttatTAGGACTTGACTTCAATTTTGTCTTTGTGTGAACTGCTTTGCTTAGTTTCAAATGCCCAGAACCAGGAGGCTTCATCTGGTCCCTGGCCTCTGCAACTGGAAATAAAAAGTTACACAAGCATTATTCTTATGGACCACTGCAGTTCTTATGAGTCATCTCAATCTGAAACTGCATCTCTTCCAGGCCAAACATCTGTTTCCTTCATGTTTTctccataatcctaacacgttaCACTTATCTCTCAATTGACTCAATTTCACCAAGGACAATTTGGAATTGGAAGTAGCCATTTTGCAGGGAGCTTCCGACATGAACAAGATTGTCCATCTGAGATACATCAATATTGTACCAACACTGGGGCAGGGATTTCAAGAGCTACCCCATGGGTATTTCCAGTGTATGGCCTTCCCAGCGATGACACAACCTTGGTAAGACAAAGATAGGAACCAAGCATTGATGTATATCTTTAAACACCTCCAAATGAGCTATGAGTTTGTTTGATGATTGTTTATTTTTAGGGTAGATTGAGGCGTCCTCATGCTAAACAGCTATGCTGTAacggcaaaagaaaaattaatagattCTGTATTCCTGATTGGGGAAATCCCAACTATTCTCAAGTAACAGGACCACACATTACACTGATGTTGCTCTGAAAGAACTCCATAAGCTGATCTTTTACTCAGACTCTCCGCTGTCCCCATCACCCACAAACttcaagagagaaataaagagaacacATGAGATCTTAAAACTATACTTATCAAAGCACTTAAAAACCCTCTTAACTTCCACAGTCTTAAGTACTGCCAAGAGCCTTGATAGCAATAAGACAAATCATCTCTACGACCCACAAGTCGACTCCTTATGAGTTGATAGTAGGCTGCCTTTTTCAAGTGGGAATTTTGGTTTAAATCTTAGGTTCTACACTGATACTACAATGATACCCCAGGTTTATCACAGAGAAGAGCTTATGAATGATTTAAAATCTGgagttttggttttctggaaaagatgccaccagagaaAACTCTCCATTGATTATCAATAGAAAGGAACTGATCAGATATTGTTAACAACTGATTCAGTGGTAACAGTTTGAGGTGGCATTCATTGGATTCATGTTTCCCAACTTAAAAGACACATATCACACCCTTCCAACTCCTGTGCATCCATTCCTTCTAAGGAATTCTCCAGAAGATACTGACTTCAAAATGGACAGCTCCTACCCAAGATGACAAAATCAGATTAATTTTCTGATTCTTCAGTACTCTTTACTATTAATCTTGACTATTAAAACCAATACGATCTTTCATCTTCATCCTATTGTTTCTGAACTCCTAAGATCTCCTTCTGCcacttaaggaaaaacaaaactcttgTACTTCCCCCCGACCCCAGACCATAGTTACTAATCTGAATTTAACAGATTGCTGGATCTATTATCCTCCATCTGACCCTGCTGACAAAAACTTAATAACTGTTCTTTTAAGCACTACAGAAGGCAGATTCCCTTTTATAGGGAATATTATATCATATCCCAGGCTTCGGCCATAGAAAAATGGACCCTGACCTCAAATTAACATGTTTCTGCTGAAGTCATTACAATCCTAACAGCAAGACCTATTCAGTCAGAAAGACACTAATCCTGGGACCATCCTGATTATGATAGCCAGTTCGTTCTCTTCAGAGATACTTGAGCCTGGCTTGCAGGAACTATTTAACTCCACTTAAGGAATCTGTCCATTTTAAGGGACCAAAACTGGCTCACTCTTGCTGTAATGAATGATACTTACATTCCAATACGCCCACTACTAGGATACTACTTCTATGTTGGACACAGGGTTTACACATGCCCGCTGCACACTAACTCATTCTGTATATTTAAGTAACTGTTTGGGATTTTCAGGTATTAAAACCATCACCCCAACTTGTTCAACTACAGGTGTGTTCCTGGTGGTCTTGCTGGAGAGCACTGACATACTTAATAGATAGGTAATACTACCATTACTTTATGGTTATGGAAACCtggtgaggttcagtgacttgttcaaagtcacacatctagtaagtggcagaaactGGTAGCAGACTCCAAACCTGCCTGACTCCAAGTCCTGAATTTTTAATCATTATGCTATACTGCATATATCCTCAGTGTCGCAAATTCTTCCATCATTCTAACTGCTCACCTCAACAAGTTTATTCACTATTCATACACAAATCGTCAAATTTCTCAACATCTTAACTGACCCTCATAACAGTCACTTCTCTTTTAACGGCAGATTTTAGAGTCTAGGAAAAACCCCTGAATTTCTTCATTAGCATAGTAAACTGTGGATTATCTAAAACTATTTTATCTTTGGTGTATACAGATAATCGAATACTTCAAGACAAATAATGAAGCCCTATCATGAAGTCCTTCTCACTTAAACAAATTTTCCTTAAACCATACCAGATATAGATGGCCAGCTTTTTGAGAAGCAAGACCCAATCTAAACTTAGCAATTATTTCTCTCTTAAATTTGCTGTACTTATTGTATTTATTGGGAGTGTCAGATTTTATAACTTTTTGCTGGGCAACTGGCAATAAAAAGAACAGGTAAAATCTTATTTGAATTAATTTCATGagtaattaaattattattttagaatttcataaggagtattttttgtttgttttctttataatgaGTATATTCAGTATTATACTCTCAGTCTCTAGAATGACAAACTACCTGCTATATATCATCTTTAATAAGTTAGTAAAATTAAGTACTCTTATGAAGTATTCTTATGGAATATGGAAAAAAAGTACCACACacatcttcctcttctccctcctacaTTTTTTCACTGCCTAGTATACCTGAGGAATTTAACTTTTTTCTGTAGGGCTTTATTTTGGTGTACAGATTTGGAGTTAAGATAGGTTAGTTGAGAGTGATTAGTACATCTGCTATGAagacaagggaaaaaaaccctaatttgGATTATCTGATTATATGATATTCAGATCAGAGTTCTTTGTATGTCTGCTTTGTAACAGAACCTACATTTGTACTAGTATATATTGGAAAGGAAGTattcttataaaactgaaaggCTTATTCTACTTATGCTCCTAACTTCTCTATTTAATCatgttaataatataataaaggcAAAATGTGAACTGATTAGATATACTTGAGTGGTAAAATAAGGCTATTTCACATATCTAATAAGGCTATTTCACAAATTTAGTTAGAAAGATACTCAGATTAATATTTGGCTTCTAAGTTCtcagataaataattaaaatagtaattaCTTATTAGTTCATTATTCAGAAGGTACCAAGGTGTTTCCAAGATTAAACATGTTAGTAATTTAACAAAAACTTGGTCACATTGTCAAATAGCTAGGATCTCCTGCCATCAAATATATTACTGAGTGTGTGGTCACTTGAAAAGCACAAGTATCTTGTCCCAAATTTCGGAATATTATCTTTAGTAGGTATATGAgtagaattgtgtccccccccccgcccccgcccaagACATactcaagtcctaacccctagcaCCTGTAAATATAGccctatttggaaatagggtctctgcagatgtatcaagttagatgaggtcatactggagtagggtgggccataatccaatgactggtgtccttagaagggAGATGTGGTGCTGAAGCCAGAGACAGAGGGAAGGCCCCATAAAGATGGAAGCAGAAACTGGAGAGATGCAGCTACACGTTGAGGACTGTCAAGGAATGTTAGTAACTGTCAGAAGCTAGGAAGAAGCAAAGGATCCTTCCCTACAACCTTCCCTGCCAACACCATAATTTCAGACTTTTAGCCTTctgaactgtgaggaaataaatttctcttgttttaaatcACCCAGTGTGTGGCGGCTGCTGTGACAGCCCTGGGAAACTCATATGGTGGATCAAAATCCAAGAAATTAACAAAGGTAAGGGGCCCTCCTGGTTCTCCAATCTTTGGGAGAAAACctctttattgatctttgttggGTTTTCTTCTCTCCCTGAACATAGATACTTCTCAAGGATCAGTTCTCTGGCTTCCGCTCTTACACACACATTTTCCTGTTGAGAGTCAATCTGTCACTGCTAAAAGTCCTAAACTGGTAATCTCCAGTCTTGATCTCACCCACCCTGCCTTTCAACGGCTCTGTGGCATGTTGCCTGGTCATCACCCAAGCATGGTTCACACGGAACAAATCTTGCTGACTTACTCTTAAAACtgggctcccacctcctcccaatGATTTTCATAGTAGTTATGGCATCTAATAGATTCCTATCGAGTGTACAATTACCGTTATTTTTTGtaccattaagaaagaaaaagtaactgtAAAGATTATTAATTGCAAAACATATTTGAATTTAgagataataaaatatgaaaaactgtGACTTATAatcaatgaatataataaaatgttatcagtATTTTCCTGGTCATCCAGGTACCCTGACCCTCTTATTCCCTCAAACCACATATTCAATATCATCAGGTAGTAATGATTCTTCCTTTACAAAGTCTCTTAATACTCATTTTCTTTATAGTATTATGCTAAGCATCTTCATTCATACAAAGACAACTGTACTGTTACTGGTTTTTGGACTGTCTCTCCCCAGCCAACCCCCTATGAATTTGACCAATATCAAATTCATTTTCCTAAAAtatctgtaaatgttttatttttcattcatttaaggCAGACTCTTTATTACCACTAGGATAAAACCCAAGCTTGCTTGGCCAAGCTGTGGTAGACACTGCTAGTTGCATACAATATCCATTCTCCTGTAATTTTGTGAGGCAGTTACATACCCAACTAATATACATGTATTCCCAGATTCTCTTGCAGCTAGGAAAGATGACGTGACATAAACTGGCAGAAGTTTTTTGGGGACTTCTAGGAACATATTCCATACAAGAGTTACCCCTTTCTAGAATATGAGGCTAAAGATGAAGCAAAAATCTTATAACCATGAAGCAATAAATATACGGATGACAAACTAAGGACGGtggattataaaaatataagggGCCTAGGTCACTGTAGAGCCACTCTACCAGTCCTGGACTTCCTATTTCTGAATATCTtatgcaataataataaaatcccaTTTGGTTTAAGCCATTTTGAAGGGATTCTGTTATACGCAGTTGAATGCACTCCTAGCTGAAACTAGTGTTCAAGGCTTTTCACAACATGTTCTCAActgctcatttttcttatttcccattATTTTCTATACTTGTAGGCTTCCATGCTTTATTCACATCATTGTGCACTGAATTCACTGCTTTATCAAATATGCAATGTTCTTCTACCCCTCTGTGCTTttatacattttcaaagaaatgtcgttccctcacctgggcAAACTCCTACTTATTATGTAAGATCCAGCTCAAATACACAGTGTTAACTTGCTCTTTCCTTAGTGAACCTGTAACACATTGTTCCTACCTCTAGTCTAGTGCTGATTGTTGATTTACTCATCTGCTTCCCCAATTAGACTATTAACTCCTCAGATGCAGGcactatatgtctttttcatcATATATCCCCAAGTTTGGCACATGGttaagttttcaataaatattttaatcaagaATAAAACACTAACTGGATTTTTTAAACTGGTATTTTTTGCATTGAAAGTAATTCACTAATCACAGACATATGAACTGTGCCATCATATATGTGTCCCATCATATACTGTTCAACTATTTTCTTTGCTCCCCGTGGgtaacttattaaaaaaatattgtagtATTAATACCATCTAAAAAACCCAGTTACCatgttttattcttcttaatACTTCCTATAGGATACAGCACCAAACTTTTATCTAATAAGCACTTAAAAATACTTGACTTAGGGACTTCCTTAGTGGCGCAGTgtataagaatccacctgccaatgcaggggacacgggttcgatccctggtccgggaagatcccacatgccacggagcaactaagcccgggagccacaactaccgagcctgcggtccagagcccgcgagccacagctactgaagcctgcatgcctagaatccgtgctctgcaacaagagaagccactgcagtgagaagcccatgtaccgcaacgaagagtagcccccactcgccgcaactagagaaagcccgtgcgcagcaacaaaaacccaacgcagggacttccctggtggcgcattggttaagaatccgcctaccaatgcagggaacacgggctcaagccctggtcctggaagatccaacatgccacggagcaactaagcctgtgcaccacaactacagagcctgcgctctagagcccgtgagccacaactactgagcctgtgagccacaactactgaagcccaagtgctaGATCccacactccgcaacaagagaagccactgcaatgagaagcccacgcaccacaacgaagagtagccccctctcaccgcaactagagaaagccagcttgcagcaacgaagacccaatgcagccaaaaataaataaataaataaattaaaaataacagacccaacgcaggcaaaaaaaagaaaattaaattaaatctttaaaaaaaagaaaagctagacTTGACTTCATAGCATTATGGAAAACATAGAAGACACTATACCTATAGAGGAAGACTGTGGACTAATCAGAAGGTCCTCTTGGACTTGTTCACTTCCTGGCACTGTCTGCTGATCACTCAGTGAACTCTGAGATGCACTGACAGGCTGGGATACTTCCTCATGGACCTCCTCATCACTTAACCTTTCTACTTTGACCCGGACATCTTCCTCGGTACCCAGAGGTAAGGTAGTTTTTGTGCTCTCACAAGTCACATAATCAGCCATTCTTCTACCTGTCTCAGATGGGCCAGGTAATTCTAAAGTCCGGGTATTTTCTGCTTGCTTAAGCTTATCAGGCTGAATCCTTCGATCAATTCCAAAAGGAAAAGTCCAGGGAAAAGCTAGAGAAGAGTCAACtggttgatttctattttctgagTAGGAAGCTGAAGAATTCAATACCTGTGGAGAACTTGTTTGTGTGCTACACTTCACAGGACTTTCAGGAGACATAACAATGTAGCTTTTGCGCTTTCTCCTCGACTCTCGGCAAACAGGAATGGTTCTTTCTACCACACTGCACTCTGAAGACACTGGAGAAATGCTTCCATCTCGAGACGTAAAATTGCAGTTAGAGTTATTTTCTTGTCCAGCATCTAGACCCTTTTCTGGTTGGCTGTTGGGTGTATTCCATAAAATGCTTGATTTCATGAACTCTGAGCAGGTGCTAGCAACACTGAACATTTGCATATAGCTGGCTGCAGCTAGAACATCAATGATATTTTCTGTGTTAATTGACAGAGTGGCTGTGTAAGCATATTCTAAAAGGGGTATAAAGCCAGTCACTGTGACATGATGCAAATCCAACACATTCTTGTTCTCATCCTCTGCTTGGCCTACAAGTTTGGTGCGAAAGAAATCACTGCAAGCTGCTAGTACCACCTTATGTGCCCGGAAGATTTTGTCCTGGACACGAATAGTGATATCACAAAAATGTCCATCATTTCGAAGCATATTTAGCTTTCCAAGCATTTCCTGGCTATGGGAAGAAGAGCTATGAGTAAATGTTTTCACACccatcttttccttcctcttctaccGATGCTCTTCAAGGATGCAAATGAATCAGAATGTCCtaaaagatacataaaataaGCATTAATTGATGGTTTAGTAGCTGAAATAAAAGGTGATTTAGATCGTTTTCATGAGGCCACCATGCTAAATCAACAAGCTGAAAGATGGTAGTGAGAAAGTTAGTTCAAggtaagaaatatattaaaatacattctctatatctgtccCCTAAAGTGTCCTATCAGTGGAGTCTGTGAGCTAATGTCACACTTAATGAGCTGCatagttttaaataataataatttgcaaataatgacaattatAGAATACTATTTTCCAGATATAGTTCTAAATGCTTCACATTCGATAATTTGATTGTCATGATGTCTCTACCAGTAGGTACattttatccccatttaacagaaaAAGGTTAACTACCTTGCTGAAGTCAGAAAATTATTAAGTGGCAGACCCAGGGTTCAAATCCAGTCAGGCTGGCTCCAGAACCTACACTCTTAACCTCAATGCTTTATCCTGCCTCTTTTAGGATATAAAGTGAGTAAATACAAGTGACCAAGAGTCTAAGTTTTATGACGTGATAGGTCTGCATTCTTTCTTCAACAATTCCTCCAAGGCTGTTTGTTATAAGGACTAAATGAGACAATACACGCCGCACATGCTGAGCACAGTATTTGGCACGTTGTGAGCACTCAAGTGAAAGCAGCTACTGCTGTTTAGATTACTAACACGATAAAACCACCTTCCTGAAAGaaaattcataaaacaaataatGTTTAGTAATCAACTGACTggattttcccttaaaaaaaaaaagttggtttgCCTGtatcacattttacatttattcactaaaaatgtaaaaaactgacattcttaaatacttttaattttgcaaatctaataatacttttaaataacaGTTTTTACAGTACTTTCCCCCTAAACTCTTTTTACATCCTCTATGTGAAAGTCACGGAGGCTTGTACTAGCCCCTTGATAAAGGTAAGAAAACACTaatgctcagagaagttaaatggctAACAAATGACAACCAAAGCTAAGATCTGGGTCTTTTGACTGTTAGATTGCTTTTCCAATACAAGAACACATAgctaaacacatatatatggaatttaagaaaaaaaaaaatgtcatgaagaacctaggggtaagacaggaataaagacacagacctactagagaatggacttgaggatacggggagggggaagggtaagctgtgacaaagcgagagtggcatggacatatatacactaccaaacgtaaaatcgatagctagtgggaagcagccgcatagcacagggagatcagctcggtgctttgtgaccacctagaggggtgggatagggagggtgggagggagggagactcaagagggaagagatatgggaacatatgtatatgtataactgattcacttcattataaagcagaaactaacacaccattgtaaagcaattatactccaataaagatgtaaaaaaaaaaaacaaaaaaaccccacatagcTATGTACATCAATTATTTTATCTAAGacaaataacttttcttttttaaaa
Encoded here:
- the ZBTB44 gene encoding zinc finger and BTB domain-containing protein 44 isoform X4; the protein is MGVKTFTHSSSSHSQEMLGKLNMLRNDGHFCDITIRVQDKIFRAHKVVLAACSDFFRTKLVGQAEDENKNVLDLHHVTVTGFIPLLEYAYTATLSINTENIIDVLAAASYMQMFSVASTCSEFMKSSILWNTPNSQPEKGLDAGQENNSNCNFTSRDGSISPVSSECSVVERTIPVCRESRRKRKSYIVMSPESPVKCSTQTSSPQVLNSSASYSENRNQPVDSSLAFPWTFPFGIDRRIQPDKLKQAENTRTLELPGPSETGRRMADYVTCESTKTTLPLGTEEDVRVKVERLSDEEVHEEVSQPVSASQSSLSDQQTVPGSEQVQEDLLISPQSSSIGSVDEGVTEGLPTLQSTSSTSAHADDDDRLENVQYPYQLYIAPSTSSTERPSPNGPDRPFQCPTCGVRFTRIQNLKQHMLIHSGIKPFQCDRCGKKFTRAYSLKMHRLKHEVIS
- the ZBTB44 gene encoding zinc finger and BTB domain-containing protein 44 isoform X3 gives rise to the protein MGVKTFTHSSSSHSQEMLGKLNMLRNDGHFCDITIRVQDKIFRAHKVVLAACSDFFRTKLVGQAEDENKNVLDLHHVTVTGFIPLLEYAYTATLSINTENIIDVLAAASYMQMFSVASTCSEFMKSSILWNTPNSQPEKGLDAGQENNSNCNFTSRDGSISPVSSECSVVERTIPVCRESRRKRKSYIVMSPESPVKCSTQTSSPQVLNSSASYSENRNQPVDSSLAFPWTFPFGIDRRIQPDKLKQAENTRTLELPGPSETGRRMADYVTCESTKTTLPLGTEEDVRVKVERLSDEEVHEEVSQPVSASQSSLSDQQTVPGSEQVQEDLLISPQSSSIGSVDEGVTEGLPTLQSTSSTSAHADDDDRTERPSPNGPDRPFQCPTCGVRFTRIQNLKQHMLIHSGIKPFQCDRCGKKFTRAYSLKMHRLKHEGKRCFRCQICSATFTSFGEYKHHMRVSRHIIRKPRIYECKTCGAMFTNSGNLIVHLRSLNHEASELANYFQSSDFLVPDYLNQEQEETLVQYDLGEHSFENNSSVQMPVISQVSSTQNCESTFPLGSLGGLTEKEEEMPGQPKTSACAEATREEPPKSELSSVTIE
- the ZBTB44 gene encoding zinc finger and BTB domain-containing protein 44 isoform X2, which encodes MGVKTFTHSSSSHSQEMLGKLNMLRNDGHFCDITIRVQDKIFRAHKVVLAACSDFFRTKLVGQAEDENKNVLDLHHVTVTGFIPLLEYAYTATLSINTENIIDVLAAASYMQMFSVASTCSEFMKSSILWNTPNSQPEKGLDAGQENNSNCNFTSRDGSISPVSSECSVVERTIPVCRESRRKRKSYIVMSPESPVKCSTQTSSPQVLNSSASYSENRNQPVDSSLAFPWTFPFGIDRRIQPDKLKQAENTRTLELPGPSETGRRMADYVTCESTKTTLPLGTEEDVRVKVERLSDEEVHEEVSQPVSASQSSLSDQQTVPGSEQVQEDLLISPQSSSIGSVDEGVTEGLPTLQSTSSTSAHADDDDRSTERPSPNGPDRPFQCPTCGVRFTRIQNLKQHMLIHSGIKPFQCDRCGKKFTRAYSLKMHRLKHEGKRCFRCQICSATFTSFGEYKHHMRVSRHIIRKPRIYECKTCGAMFTNSGNLIVHLRSLNHEASELANYFQSSDFLVPDYLNQEQEETLVQYDLGEHSFENNSSVQMPVISQVSSTQNCESTFPLGSLGGLTEKEEEMPGQPKTSACAEATREEPPKSELSSVTIE
- the ZBTB44 gene encoding zinc finger and BTB domain-containing protein 44 isoform X1, producing MGVKTFTHSSSSHSQEMLGKLNMLRNDGHFCDITIRVQDKIFRAHKVVLAACSDFFRTKLVGQAEDENKNVLDLHHVTVTGFIPLLEYAYTATLSINTENIIDVLAAASYMQMFSVASTCSEFMKSSILWNTPNSQPEKGLDAGQENNSNCNFTSRDGSISPVSSECSVVERTIPVCRESRRKRKSYIVMSPESPVKCSTQTSSPQVLNSSASYSENRNQPVDSSLAFPWTFPFGIDRRIQPDKLKQAENTRTLELPGPSETGRRMADYVTCESTKTTLPLGTEEDVRVKVERLSDEEVHEEVSQPVSASQSSLSDQQTVPGSEQVQEDLLISPQSSSIGSVDEGVTEGLPTLQSTSSTSAHADDDDRLENVQYPYQLYIAPSTSSTERPSPNGPDRPFQCPTCGVRFTRIQNLKQHMLIHSGIKPFQCDRCGKKFTRAYSLKMHRLKHEGKRCFRCQICSATFTSFGEYKHHMRVSRHIIRKPRIYECKTCGAMFTNSGNLIVHLRSLNHEASELANYFQSSDFLVPDYLNQEQEETLVQYDLGEHSFENNSSVQMPVISQVSSTQNCESTFPLGSLGGLTEKEEEMPGQPKTSACAEATREEPPKSELSSVTIE